In Ilumatobacter fluminis, the following proteins share a genomic window:
- a CDS encoding DUF6325 family protein gives MTDAEPTMGPISYLIVEFPGNRMTGEGLAELIELSDRGIIRVLDLAFVTRHDDGSVTAAELQEIDSGDFDMTVFHGVSAGLLDQSDFDDAAAAIEPGSSAGILLFENCWATRFVAGLRNGGAELVAAGYIPLADIAAALDATETD, from the coding sequence GTGACCGACGCCGAACCGACCATGGGACCGATCAGCTACCTGATCGTCGAGTTCCCCGGGAACCGGATGACGGGCGAGGGGCTCGCCGAGCTCATCGAGCTCTCGGATCGGGGCATCATCCGCGTGCTCGATCTGGCCTTCGTCACCCGTCATGACGACGGCTCGGTGACCGCGGCCGAACTCCAGGAGATCGACAGCGGAGACTTCGACATGACCGTCTTCCATGGCGTGTCCGCCGGGCTGCTCGATCAGTCCGACTTCGACGACGCGGCCGCGGCGATCGAGCCCGGATCGTCGGCGGGCATCCTGCTGTTCGAGAACTGCTGGGCCACACGGTTCGTCGCCGGGCTGCGCAACGGCGGAGCCGAACTGGTCGCCGCCGGATACATCCCCCTCGCCGACATCGCCGCTGCGCTCGACGCAACCGAGACCGACTGA
- a CDS encoding SHOCT domain-containing protein, giving the protein MPGLLRGVARTAVVAGTATAVSNRVSRRQANRWSQQQQPQYYEPAPAPAPAPVYEAPPAAAPAAAPASSVPIEQLKQLAELKEQGILTEAEFAAEKAKLLGL; this is encoded by the coding sequence ATGCCAGGACTGCTCCGAGGCGTCGCCCGAACCGCCGTGGTGGCGGGGACCGCGACCGCCGTTTCCAACCGTGTCTCGCGTCGCCAGGCGAATCGCTGGTCGCAACAACAGCAACCGCAGTACTACGAGCCCGCCCCGGCGCCCGCACCCGCTCCCGTCTACGAGGCGCCGCCCGCCGCTGCGCCCGCCGCGGCGCCGGCGTCGTCCGTGCCGATCGAGCAGCTCAAGCAACTCGCCGAGCTCAAGGAGCAGGGCATCCTCACCGAGGCCGAGTTCGCCGCCGAGAAGGCGAAGCTGCTCGGCCTCTGA
- a CDS encoding nuclear transport factor 2 family protein: MTAARRADVLAATLRALATYDRDVLTRTLAPDVRVWTPELATATRDELLAAIDQRDEAFGDVSVEVRPLDVGGLQACAEWTMSTQLVGSIELASGDVLEPNGSKIFLNGVAVADFDGDTIAALRQYWNVDSLYAQLGIER, translated from the coding sequence GTGACGGCCGCACGACGCGCCGACGTGCTGGCGGCGACACTGCGGGCGCTCGCGACGTACGACCGTGACGTGCTCACACGCACGCTCGCACCCGATGTGCGGGTGTGGACGCCCGAGCTGGCGACGGCGACGCGTGACGAACTGCTCGCAGCCATCGACCAGCGCGACGAGGCGTTCGGTGACGTGTCGGTCGAGGTGCGCCCGCTCGACGTCGGCGGACTGCAGGCCTGCGCCGAGTGGACGATGTCGACCCAGCTCGTCGGCTCGATCGAACTCGCCAGTGGTGATGTGCTCGAACCGAACGGGAGCAAGATCTTTCTGAACGGCGTCGCGGTCGCCGACTTCGACGGCGACACGATCGCGGCGCTGCGTCAGTACTGGAACGTCGACAGCCTCTACGCCCAACTCGGCATCGAGCGCTGA
- the fumC gene encoding class II fumarate hydratase: protein MTTRIETDTLGEVEVPDVRYWGAQTQRSLENFDIGGQTMPREIVMAFAQLKKAAALVNADLTEFPAETANAIAAACDEILAGDHDDEFPLVVWQTGSGTQSNMNVNEVVANRATELLGGDFRAEKLVKANDDVNKSQSSNDTFPTAMHIAVYDAIVTRMLPNVRLLHDTLAAKSTEFMDVVKTGRTHLMDATPVTLGQEFSGYAMQLQRGMEAVDDSLVRVRELALGGTAVGTGLNTPEGYDVAVAAKIAELTGHPFVTAENKFESLSAHDAMVEISGALKRLAVSLMHIANNIRMLASGPRTAIGEIVLPANEPGSSIMPGKVNPTQCEALTMVSAQVIGNDTAVSVAGTHGHFQLNVFKPVMAANVLHSIRLIGDACKSFNDHCAVGIEPNRARIEELLGQSLMLVTALNTKIGYYAAAEIAQAAHANGTTLRDEAVNLGHLTAEEFDEIVVPDKMVGRTG, encoded by the coding sequence ATGACGACACGCATCGAAACCGACACCCTCGGCGAGGTCGAGGTGCCCGACGTGCGCTACTGGGGCGCCCAGACCCAACGCAGCCTCGAGAACTTCGACATCGGTGGGCAGACGATGCCGCGCGAGATCGTCATGGCCTTCGCGCAGCTCAAGAAGGCAGCGGCGCTCGTCAACGCCGACCTGACGGAGTTCCCGGCCGAGACCGCGAACGCGATCGCCGCTGCGTGCGACGAGATCCTGGCCGGCGACCACGACGACGAGTTCCCGCTCGTCGTCTGGCAGACCGGTTCGGGCACCCAGAGCAACATGAACGTCAACGAGGTCGTCGCCAACCGCGCCACCGAACTGCTCGGCGGCGACTTCCGGGCCGAGAAGCTCGTGAAGGCCAACGACGACGTCAACAAGAGTCAGAGCTCGAACGACACCTTCCCGACGGCGATGCACATCGCCGTGTACGACGCGATCGTCACTCGGATGCTGCCGAACGTGCGGCTCCTCCACGACACGCTCGCTGCCAAGTCGACGGAGTTCATGGATGTCGTGAAGACGGGACGAACCCACCTCATGGACGCCACCCCCGTCACGCTCGGCCAGGAGTTCAGCGGGTACGCGATGCAGCTGCAACGAGGCATGGAGGCGGTCGACGACAGCCTCGTGCGGGTGCGCGAGCTGGCCCTCGGCGGCACCGCCGTCGGCACCGGCCTCAACACCCCAGAGGGCTACGACGTCGCGGTCGCCGCCAAGATCGCCGAGCTGACCGGCCACCCGTTCGTCACCGCCGAGAACAAGTTCGAGAGCCTCAGCGCCCACGATGCAATGGTCGAGATCAGCGGCGCGCTGAAGCGGTTGGCCGTGAGCCTGATGCACATCGCCAACAACATCCGGATGCTGGCGAGCGGTCCTCGCACGGCGATCGGCGAGATCGTGCTCCCGGCCAACGAACCGGGCAGCTCGATCATGCCGGGCAAGGTCAACCCGACCCAGTGTGAGGCGCTCACGATGGTGAGTGCTCAGGTGATCGGCAACGACACGGCGGTCAGCGTCGCCGGCACGCACGGCCACTTCCAACTCAACGTCTTCAAGCCGGTGATGGCCGCCAACGTGCTCCACAGCATCCGACTGATCGGCGACGCCTGCAAAAGCTTCAACGACCACTGCGCCGTCGGCATCGAGCCGAACCGAGCGCGCATCGAGGAGCTGCTGGGTCAGAGCCTCATGCTCGTCACGGCCTTGAACACCAAGATCGGCTACTACGCGGCGGCCGAGATCGCGCAGGCGGCGCACGCCAACGGCACCACCCTGCGCGACGAGGCCGTGAACCTCGGGCACCTCACCGCCGAGGAGTTCGATGAGATCGTCGTCCCCGACAAGATGGTCGGTCGCACCGGCTGA
- a CDS encoding YbaN family protein: MSPGSPQGSLERDELALAATPVVRSRLARALWAVAGLVCVGLGLIGVVVPGLPTTGFMILAAAAFSRSSPRLEQWVLGLPKVGPAVQAYRAGLGMPMKAKVTAIAMMTIAIAISAFLLDSWVVRGVIIAAGVIGTVVILRTPTRRDDPIIAPPEQG, encoded by the coding sequence ATGTCGCCCGGATCGCCCCAGGGCTCGCTCGAACGAGACGAGCTGGCACTGGCCGCGACGCCGGTCGTGCGGTCACGGTTGGCTCGGGCACTCTGGGCCGTGGCGGGTCTGGTGTGCGTCGGTTTGGGCTTGATCGGTGTCGTCGTGCCGGGCCTGCCGACGACCGGCTTCATGATCCTCGCCGCTGCGGCGTTCTCCCGATCGAGCCCGCGCCTCGAACAGTGGGTCTTGGGTCTGCCGAAGGTCGGGCCGGCGGTGCAGGCTTACCGTGCCGGGCTGGGCATGCCGATGAAGGCCAAGGTGACGGCCATCGCGATGATGACGATCGCCATCGCGATCAGCGCCTTCCTGCTCGACAGTTGGGTGGTCCGTGGCGTCATCATCGCCGCCGGCGTCATCGGCACCGTCGTGATCCTCCGGACCCCGACCCGCCGCGACGATCCGATCATCGCTCCGCCCGAGCAGGGATGA